TTGATGTGCATTTTATGGGTTATGGATCGAATAAGGTCAAGTTTTTGGGGCATGGGATTGGGTTAGTGATCGATGAGTATCCTGTTATTGCGAAGGGATTTGACGAGCCGTTGGAGGAGAATATGGTGCTGGCTATAGAACCTAAAAAAGGGATTGATGGTTGGGGTATGGTGGGTATTGAGAATACTTTTGTGGTTACCAGGAATGGTGGTGTGAGTATAACAGGCAATGATTTTGATATAATAAAATTATAATGGAGTTAATGATGAAGAGTTTTAAGGCTGTTGTGGTTGAAGAGATAGATGGTAAGTTTGAGATTAAGTTGAAGGAAAAGGAAGTAGATGCTCTTCCTTCTGGGGATGTTTTGGTAAATGTTAAGTATTCTTCAATCAACTACAAAGATGCACTCTCCTGTAGTGGTAATAAAGGGGTTACCAAAAGCTACCCCCATACACCTGGGATAGATGCTGCTGGTATAGTAGAGGAGTCTACTTGTGATGAGTTTAGAAAAGGGGATGAGGTCATAGTTATAGGCTTTGATCTCGGGATGAATACCCCCGGTGGTTTTGCAGAATATATTAGGGTTCCAAAGAGCTGGGTAGTAAAAAAACCAAGTGGGTTATCCCTTAGGGAATATATGATATATGGTACGGCAGGTGTTACTGCAGCTTTATCTGTAGATAAACTTATCCAGTATGGGATAAAGGTGGGGTATGGTAAGATAGCTGTAACAGGAGCTACAGGTGGTGTTGGCCTGTTTTCTATTGCTATTTTAAGTGGGCTTGGTTATGATGTTGTTGCAATCACAGGTAAGATGGAGGAGGCAGATTATCTAAAATCTTTTGGGGCAAAAGAGGTAGTTGATAGGAAGGAATTTGAACAGGTTAATACTAAAGCACTTTTAAAACCACAGTTTATAGCAGCTGTGGATACTGTAGGAGGTGAGGTCCTGGTGAATGTCATAAAATCGATTAACTACGGGGGGGCAGTGGCTGTCTGTGGTATGGCTTTTTCTCCTAATATTTCCCTTACCGTTTTCCCATTTATACTGAGAGGGGTTTCTTTGCTTGGTATAGATTCTGTTGAGATAAGGAAAAACGATATCCTTAATAAAATATCTAACGTTTATAAACTAGAAAATCTCGATAGATTTTCTACTGAGATAGGGCTTGAGGATATATCAGGTGCAGTTGAAAAGATCAAGAAGGGCGAGGTAAAAGGTAGATATCTTGTAAGAGTTAGTTAATCATGTCAAAAGGGCTCTGGATTTGGCTCGTCTTTTTTGCGTGCGGATTTGTTTTTATAAATTACCCATTTATTAGGATCTTTGATAAAAATATATTTCTCTTTAAGATCCCTCTTTTATACATCTATTTTTTTATGGGTTGGATCTCTTCGATATTCGTTGTATATATCTTTAAAAAAATATTTCTAAAACATGAAAATTAGTTTGAGTGTCGTTTTCCTCATAAGTTTTTTGTATATCCTTCTACTTTTTTTTATTGCATTAATCTCTAATATTCTGGTTAGAAGAAAAAGAAGGGTGATTTATAATCCTTATATTTATGCGTTAAGTATAGGGGTGTATTGTACTGCATGGACCTATTACGGTTCTGTTGGTAGAGCAAGTGTTGATGGAATTGAGTTTCTTGCTATATATATTGGACCTACACTGATGGTTTTTTCCTGGTGGTTTTTATTGAGAAAAATGGTAAACATTGTAGAAAGACATAATATAAATAACTTGGCTGATTTTGTCAGTTTTAGATTTGGTCGATCTAAAAGAGTGGGATTGGTTGTAGCTGTTGTGTGTGTTGTCGGTATTATACCCTATATTTCGCTGCAATTGAAATCTATAAATGAAACTATACTAATACTTGCAGATCTTGGTTCAGATTTTACTTCACCATTGTTTTTTGATACATCCTTTTATGTGTCACTTTTTATTGGTATTTTAGCTTCTCTTTTTGGAGTTCACCATATTGCTGAGGGGAGAAAGCATCCAGCTTTAGTTGGTGTAATAGCTTTTGAATCGGTTGTTAAGTTGATTATTTTATTAATAGCAGGAGGGTATGTGGTTTATCTGTCTGGGGGCTTTAGCCAGATATTTGGATATTTATATACTAATCAAAATGATCCTGCTGTGGCAAAACTTATAGTACTTGACAAAGGTAATAATTCTTACGGTAAATGGTTTTCTATGATGGTGATGAGTATGTTTGCTGTGATGTTTTTGCCAAGACAGTTTCAGATGGCGGTTGTGGAGAATGACTCCCCAAAACATATAAAAGAGGCGATGTATCTTTTCCCCCTTTATCTGTTTTTGATAAACCTGTTTGTGATACCCATTGCTATCTCTGGGAAATTATTTCTCACAGGTGATTACAATCCTGATTACACAATACTTTATATTCTAAGGGATAAGGGTTCTTTGTTTTTTATGGTATTGGTATATATTGGTGGTTTGGCAGCTGCCACTGGGATGATTATTGTTG
This genomic window from Calditerrivibrio sp. contains:
- a CDS encoding YhdH/YhfP family quinone oxidoreductase, with protein sequence MKSFKAVVVEEIDGKFEIKLKEKEVDALPSGDVLVNVKYSSINYKDALSCSGNKGVTKSYPHTPGIDAAGIVEESTCDEFRKGDEVIVIGFDLGMNTPGGFAEYIRVPKSWVVKKPSGLSLREYMIYGTAGVTAALSVDKLIQYGIKVGYGKIAVTGATGGVGLFSIAILSGLGYDVVAITGKMEEADYLKSFGAKEVVDRKEFEQVNTKALLKPQFIAAVDTVGGEVLVNVIKSINYGGAVAVCGMAFSPNISLTVFPFILRGVSLLGIDSVEIRKNDILNKISNVYKLENLDRFSTEIGLEDISGAVEKIKKGEVKGRYLVRVS